In Deltaproteobacteria bacterium, a genomic segment contains:
- a CDS encoding ABC transporter substrate-binding protein produces MFFAADGAGAAAAAEVGRGAELALQQCPLACRAVTAAGAGQWSAGAGELVRLVYGEGVQAVLGPLDGRSAHLAEQVVTRGKGRFLLLTPWVSDSTLTRIKVPWFFRLVPDDRQQAAALLEELYGVRRLAVVLAQSQYDSRVAFETFARVLSARGAAVPQVIAVAENEANGDRVAEAVRAGDAEAVLFLQPAGAAARVVCQLRRAGVGLPFFGPLALATTAFLAVAGEGAEGMVLAAPAPAGPAAERFRSEYIAAYGHEPGAAAAYGYDGARVLLAALQSDRAGASPRAALAATRCHGLSGWIEFDAAGNRAGPAPLARVTGGRLQALGLNRDRAAAAPVELAACR; encoded by the coding sequence ATGTTTTTCGCCGCCGATGGTGCGGGCGCGGCAGCAGCGGCGGAGGTGGGCCGGGGCGCCGAGCTGGCGCTGCAGCAATGCCCGCTCGCGTGCCGCGCGGTGACGGCGGCGGGGGCCGGCCAGTGGAGCGCGGGCGCCGGCGAGTTGGTGCGGTTGGTGTACGGCGAGGGCGTACAGGCCGTGCTCGGTCCGCTTGACGGCCGCAGCGCACACCTTGCCGAACAGGTAGTGACGCGCGGCAAAGGGCGCTTCCTGCTGCTCACCCCGTGGGTCTCCGATTCGACTCTGACGCGGATCAAGGTGCCGTGGTTCTTCCGCCTGGTTCCCGATGATCGCCAGCAGGCTGCTGCGCTGCTCGAGGAGCTATACGGCGTGCGCCGCCTGGCGGTGGTGCTAGCGCAGTCGCAGTACGACTCGCGCGTGGCATTCGAAACGTTTGCGCGGGTGCTCAGTGCTCGGGGCGCAGCCGTGCCGCAGGTGATCGCGGTGGCTGAAAACGAGGCGAACGGTGACCGGGTAGCGGAGGCAGTGCGTGCCGGAGACGCCGAGGCGGTGCTTTTCTTGCAGCCCGCCGGCGCGGCGGCGCGGGTGGTGTGCCAGCTGCGCCGGGCGGGTGTCGGCTTGCCTTTCTTCGGTCCCCTGGCGCTGGCCACGACGGCCTTCCTGGCGGTGGCGGGGGAGGGGGCGGAAGGCATGGTGTTGGCCGCGCCCGCGCCGGCAGGGCCGGCGGCCGAGCGCTTTCGCTCCGAGTACATCGCGGCCTACGGGCACGAGCCGGGCGCGGCCGCGGCTTACGGTTACGATGGCGCGCGGGTGTTGCTCGCGGCGCTGCAATCCGACAGGGCGGGCGCATCCCCGCGGGCAGCGCTGGCGGCAACACGGTGTCACGGGCTGAGCGGGTGGATCGAGTTTGATGCCGCGGGTAACCGCGCCGGGCCGGCGCCGCTCGCCCGCGTGACAGGCGGCCGTTTGCAAGCGCTTGGCCTTAACCGCGATCGGGCTGCGGCAGCGCCAGTCGAGCTGGCGGCGTGTCGATGA